The Vibrio tarriae genome includes a window with the following:
- a CDS encoding amino acid ABC transporter ATP-binding protein, translating to MTQQLNQDFMIQIKDMNKWYGEFHVLKNINLNVKKGERIVICGPSGSGKSTMIRCINRLEEHQKGQIMVAGNELTEDLKDIELVRREVGMCFQHFNLFPHLTVLENCTLAPIWVKKMPKDKAEEIAMKYLTRVRIPEQADKYPGQLSGGQQQRVAIARSLCMNPQIMLFDEPTSALDPEMVREVLDVMVELAEEGMTMLCVTHEMGFAKEVADRVIFMDAGEIIEENNPKEFFENPQSDRTQNFLAQILHH from the coding sequence ATGACGCAACAACTCAACCAAGATTTTATGATTCAAATTAAAGACATGAATAAATGGTATGGTGAATTTCACGTGCTGAAAAACATCAATCTGAATGTCAAAAAAGGCGAACGTATCGTGATTTGCGGGCCATCCGGCTCAGGAAAATCGACCATGATCCGCTGTATTAACCGTCTTGAAGAGCACCAAAAAGGGCAAATCATGGTAGCGGGGAATGAGCTAACCGAAGATTTGAAAGATATCGAACTAGTACGCCGTGAAGTCGGCATGTGTTTTCAACATTTCAATCTTTTCCCTCATCTGACAGTTTTGGAAAATTGCACGCTCGCGCCGATTTGGGTCAAGAAAATGCCCAAAGATAAGGCGGAAGAAATTGCCATGAAATATCTCACTCGGGTGCGTATTCCAGAGCAAGCGGATAAATATCCAGGTCAGCTCTCCGGTGGTCAACAGCAACGGGTTGCCATTGCTCGATCACTCTGTATGAACCCGCAAATTATGCTGTTTGATGAGCCCACATCAGCACTCGACCCCGAAATGGTGCGTGAAGTGCTGGATGTCATGGTTGAACTTGCAGAAGAAGGTATGACCATGCTATGTGTGACCCACGAAATGGGCTTTGCGAAAGAAGTGGCAGACCGAGTTATTTTCATGGATGCAGGAGAAATCATTGAGGAAAATAACCCTAAAGAATTCTTTGAAAACCCGCAATCGGATCGTACACAGAACTTCCTTGCACAGATCCTGCATCACTAA
- a CDS encoding Bax inhibitor-1/YccA family protein, whose protein sequence is MNTPMFTRTSSLERTLETNKVLKNTYFLLSMTLVTSAIAAMATMAIGISPIVALVMQLAAIGILFFVMPKAINSSSGVVWTFAFTGLMGGALGPMLNFYAAMPNGPIVIAQALGLTGMVFLGLSAYTITSKKDFSFMRNFLFAGLIIVIVAALINIFVGSTVAHLAISSVSALVFSGFILFDTSRIVRGEETNYISATISMYLNILNLFTSLLSILGIMNNND, encoded by the coding sequence ATGAATACGCCAATGTTTACCAGAACTTCCAGCTTGGAACGTACTCTTGAAACCAACAAGGTTTTGAAGAATACCTACTTCCTGCTTTCTATGACCCTTGTCACCAGTGCGATTGCCGCAATGGCGACTATGGCTATCGGCATTTCGCCTATCGTTGCTTTAGTGATGCAGTTGGCTGCCATTGGCATTCTGTTTTTCGTGATGCCAAAAGCGATTAACTCATCGTCAGGCGTAGTATGGACTTTTGCCTTTACTGGACTGATGGGTGGTGCTCTTGGTCCAATGCTTAATTTCTATGCGGCGATGCCAAATGGCCCGATCGTCATTGCGCAAGCACTAGGCCTGACTGGTATGGTGTTTTTAGGTCTCTCAGCTTATACAATTACCAGCAAGAAAGATTTCTCTTTCATGCGTAATTTCCTATTCGCTGGCTTGATCATTGTGATTGTTGCTGCATTGATTAACATCTTTGTTGGCTCAACGGTGGCTCATCTGGCTATCAGCAGTGTTTCTGCACTGGTGTTTTCGGGTTTCATTCTATTTGATACCAGCCGTATTGTGCGTGGTGAAGAAACCAACTATATCTCTGCAACGATTTCTATGTACTTGAATATCCTGAACCTGTTCACTAGCTTGTTGAGCATTCTGGGTATCATGAACAACAACGATTAA
- a CDS encoding TusE/DsrC/DsvC family sulfur relay protein codes for MLEYQGKTIDTDAQGYLLDFTQWEEGMIALLAEQEGIELTDAHLEVVHFVRRFYEEFKTSPAIRMLVKAMEKEHGPEKGNSKYLFKLFPKGPAKQATKLAGLPKPAKCL; via the coding sequence ATGCTTGAATATCAAGGCAAAACTATCGACACCGACGCTCAAGGTTATCTTCTTGACTTTACACAATGGGAAGAAGGGATGATCGCTCTTTTAGCAGAGCAAGAAGGGATTGAACTGACGGATGCCCATTTAGAAGTGGTTCATTTTGTCCGTCGTTTCTATGAGGAGTTTAAAACTTCCCCTGCCATTCGTATGTTGGTCAAAGCGATGGAAAAAGAGCACGGCCCAGAAAAAGGCAACAGTAAGTACCTGTTTAAACTCTTTCCGAAAGGCCCCGCCAAACAAGCGACAAAACTGGCTGGCTTACCAAAACCGGCGAAGTGCTTATAA
- the yccX gene encoding acylphosphatase → MEKQCSKFIVSGHVQGVGFRYHTSHQGLKLGLTGYAKNLNNGDVEVVACGSPDRLDELYLWLQEGPKTASVRQVRRLSSDTGHDYQGFEIL, encoded by the coding sequence ATGGAAAAACAATGCAGTAAGTTTATCGTATCAGGCCATGTGCAAGGTGTGGGATTTCGCTATCACACGTCTCATCAAGGTCTGAAGTTGGGTTTAACGGGTTACGCGAAAAATCTCAATAACGGAGATGTAGAAGTTGTGGCTTGTGGTTCACCTGACAGATTAGATGAATTATATCTATGGTTGCAGGAAGGACCTAAAACCGCCAGCGTTCGACAAGTGCGCCGCTTAAGCAGTGATACAGGTCATGACTATCAAGGGTTTGAAATTTTGTAG
- a CDS encoding class I SAM-dependent methyltransferase, with translation MTPAIYLVKGRDKSLRRKHPWIFSRGISKVEGAPELGETVDVYSFEGKWLAKAAYSPHSQITARVWSFEQEPIDRNFFIKRIEQAQLLRNDIIERDGLTGYRLIAAESDGLPGITIDKYQDYLVCQLLSAGAEYQKQTLVEALLHCFPECNIYERSDVAVRKKEGLEERVGVLHGELPPKSVVIEENGVKISVDIVGGHKTGFYLDQRDSRFQSMKYVKDKEVLNCFSYTGGFGLYALKGGAKRVINTDVSQPALDTAKFNAELNGFDISKKRAVFLNADVFKLLREYRDQGTRFDVVVMDPPKFAESKAQLDGACRGYKDINMLAMQILNPGGTLLTYSCSGLMDQVLFQKIIADAALDAGRDVKFVERFEQAADHPTDTAYPEGFYLKGFACKVL, from the coding sequence ATGACTCCTGCAATTTATTTGGTCAAAGGTCGAGACAAATCTTTGCGTCGTAAACATCCGTGGATTTTTTCTCGTGGGATCAGCAAAGTCGAAGGGGCCCCTGAACTGGGAGAAACTGTCGATGTTTACTCCTTTGAAGGCAAATGGTTAGCCAAAGCGGCCTACTCACCGCATTCACAAATTACCGCTCGCGTCTGGAGCTTTGAACAAGAGCCAATTGATCGCAATTTCTTCATTAAACGCATCGAACAAGCACAATTGTTGCGCAACGATATTATCGAACGTGATGGCTTAACCGGTTACCGTTTAATTGCCGCAGAATCAGACGGCTTACCTGGTATTACTATCGACAAATATCAAGACTATTTGGTCTGCCAACTACTGAGTGCCGGTGCCGAGTATCAAAAACAAACTCTGGTCGAGGCATTATTACATTGCTTCCCTGAGTGCAACATCTATGAGCGTTCCGATGTTGCGGTGCGTAAAAAAGAAGGGCTGGAAGAGCGCGTAGGTGTACTGCACGGTGAATTACCACCTAAATCGGTCGTGATTGAAGAAAATGGCGTTAAGATCAGCGTCGATATTGTCGGTGGACATAAAACGGGTTTCTATCTGGATCAACGCGATAGTCGCTTCCAATCCATGAAATACGTTAAAGATAAAGAAGTGCTGAACTGCTTCTCTTATACGGGTGGTTTTGGTTTATATGCGCTGAAAGGCGGAGCTAAGCGTGTTATCAACACGGATGTCTCTCAGCCAGCTTTAGATACAGCCAAATTCAATGCCGAATTGAACGGTTTCGATATCAGTAAAAAGCGGGCGGTGTTCTTGAATGCCGATGTGTTTAAACTGCTGCGTGAATACCGCGACCAAGGTACACGTTTTGATGTTGTTGTCATGGATCCACCTAAATTTGCCGAATCCAAAGCCCAACTGGATGGTGCATGCCGCGGCTATAAAGACATCAACATGCTGGCAATGCAAATCTTAAACCCTGGTGGCACCCTGCTCACCTACTCTTGTTCCGGGTTAATGGATCAAGTGCTATTTCAGAAAATCATTGCCGATGCGGCTCTCGATGCTGGACGCGATGTAAAGTTTGTTGAGCGTTTTGAACAAGCGGCCGATCACCCAACAGATACCGCTTATCCTGAAGGTTTTTATCTCAAAGGCTTTGCTTGTAAGGTTTTATAA
- a CDS encoding diguanylate cyclase, whose amino-acid sequence MTGIRLLACCGGRICSVILLIISSSVYAVVEHISDYFVETWTSTDGLPHNSINSIAQTRDGYLWFATWEGVVRYNGINFQVFDRSPQTGMADSGTRTLLPMYNNGLLVAGARGSITQRQSYGWQSFPSAPSLVNSALIDDAQNLWLAVEGLGVMVRPYLGDNRYGEDRWLLTDVSAYRLVKNQQGVVFAATDKGLYRFNNWQSSVMELPIGRYERINYISISLNQELVVATDHGVWINTEESFQSLFSPLEKDMVTLVEQDRAGNWWIGTVNRGIARLKNQQLQFLEPSRGLPDSRVLSWYQDIEGSVWVGTNAGIMRLRDAPFININSDKGLVGDYVRTLLPLDERRVMVGTSRGLSIIEDGLAHSALTPDVTIHPSILSLAKADQQNESVWIGSVQKGLLLWQNGQLRSVLDENNGLPSNEVRAIVTDAKDNLWIGTQNGIVKRTPKGMLTTYNKKNSPLPDDYIMALAMDAKGQLWIGTAVGVAYFDTEGKIRPIDLTALEQAQYVFGFYMEPDYVWMATDRGIVRYRLSDGSLSLVGRAAGLPIDKFFQMLRDSEGHVWLSSNRGVWKLNYDQMLAVADGMNTQLEFEHFDEGDGMATSQANGGTNPASASLPNGELLFATAKGVSSIKVQRLRQLSELRLPVVLESVSFDSESINPDQQHLAAAGTNRVSFGYVGLGFVMSERLQYRTKLEGFDRGWSYRGHNTQAEYTNLAPGKYRFFVSARYPYGEWNDATFSYVFTIEPHLWQRKEVIFMAGMLLLALAASLVMWRIRMLKRRELYLVEQVALQTQKLRLQAEKFERLSKEDALTGLANRRAFDMYLKQAFLRLQYPEHQVSIALLDIDHFKQINDRYSHIIGDQAIVAVSQELLGYVGDKTRVARWGGEEFTILYLGDPKQAWGYFEKLRCKIEQVDLSAVAPGLNVTVSIGFADAQQAESYETVLKLADHALLTAKKLGRNRVVKSEEWQVKSGLH is encoded by the coding sequence ATGACAGGAATTAGGCTTTTAGCTTGCTGCGGGGGGCGGATTTGTTCAGTGATTTTACTGATCATCAGTTCATCTGTTTATGCCGTAGTCGAACATATTTCAGACTATTTTGTGGAGACTTGGACCTCCACTGATGGCTTACCTCACAACAGTATTAATAGTATTGCCCAGACACGAGACGGTTATTTGTGGTTTGCCACTTGGGAAGGTGTGGTGCGATATAACGGCATCAATTTTCAGGTGTTTGATCGTAGTCCGCAAACAGGAATGGCAGATTCAGGTACTCGCACCTTACTACCAATGTATAACAATGGGTTGTTGGTGGCAGGTGCTCGAGGAAGTATCACTCAAAGGCAGAGTTATGGCTGGCAATCTTTTCCCTCTGCGCCTAGCCTAGTCAATAGTGCATTGATTGATGATGCGCAAAACTTATGGCTAGCGGTTGAAGGTCTTGGTGTAATGGTTCGGCCATATTTGGGCGATAATCGTTATGGCGAAGATCGATGGCTACTGACCGATGTCAGCGCTTATCGCTTAGTCAAAAATCAACAAGGTGTAGTATTTGCGGCCACCGACAAAGGGTTGTATCGCTTTAATAATTGGCAATCGTCAGTTATGGAACTTCCTATAGGGCGCTATGAGCGAATTAACTATATTTCCATCAGTTTGAATCAAGAGCTTGTCGTGGCAACCGATCATGGAGTTTGGATCAATACTGAAGAAAGCTTTCAATCTCTGTTTTCACCGTTAGAAAAAGACATGGTGACTCTGGTTGAGCAAGATCGCGCGGGAAACTGGTGGATTGGTACTGTCAATCGCGGTATTGCTCGCCTGAAAAATCAGCAACTGCAATTCTTAGAGCCGAGCCGTGGTTTACCCGATAGCCGAGTTCTCTCTTGGTATCAAGATATCGAAGGCAGTGTATGGGTGGGTACCAACGCTGGCATCATGCGGTTGCGTGATGCGCCCTTCATCAACATCAACAGTGATAAAGGATTAGTGGGTGATTATGTCCGTACCTTGTTGCCATTAGATGAGCGACGAGTCATGGTCGGTACTAGCCGTGGATTAAGTATTATTGAAGACGGATTGGCGCATAGCGCGCTGACTCCAGATGTTACTATTCATCCATCCATATTAAGCCTGGCGAAAGCGGATCAGCAAAACGAGAGTGTTTGGATAGGTTCTGTACAAAAGGGATTACTCCTTTGGCAGAATGGCCAGTTGCGCTCTGTTCTGGATGAAAATAACGGTTTACCCAGTAATGAAGTTAGAGCCATAGTCACCGACGCAAAAGATAACCTGTGGATTGGTACGCAAAATGGCATCGTTAAGCGAACGCCTAAAGGTATGCTAACGACTTACAATAAGAAGAATTCACCACTCCCAGACGACTACATTATGGCACTTGCCATGGATGCGAAAGGCCAGCTCTGGATTGGTACAGCGGTTGGCGTTGCCTATTTTGATACTGAAGGCAAGATCCGGCCGATTGATTTAACAGCACTGGAGCAAGCACAGTATGTGTTTGGTTTCTATATGGAGCCAGACTATGTTTGGATGGCAACTGATCGAGGCATTGTTCGTTATCGATTGAGTGATGGCAGTCTATCTTTAGTGGGTCGAGCAGCAGGCTTACCGATTGATAAGTTCTTTCAAATGCTACGTGATAGTGAGGGACATGTTTGGCTGTCGAGTAACCGCGGGGTGTGGAAGCTCAACTATGATCAGATGTTAGCAGTCGCTGATGGTATGAACACGCAGCTTGAATTTGAGCATTTTGATGAAGGTGACGGAATGGCAACCAGTCAGGCAAATGGAGGTACCAACCCTGCGTCTGCAAGTTTGCCGAATGGTGAGCTTCTTTTTGCGACCGCAAAAGGCGTTTCAAGTATAAAGGTGCAACGTCTTCGGCAACTGAGTGAATTGCGTTTACCTGTGGTTTTGGAATCTGTCAGTTTTGACAGCGAAAGCATTAATCCTGATCAGCAACACCTTGCCGCGGCGGGCACAAACCGGGTGAGCTTTGGATATGTGGGGCTAGGTTTTGTGATGTCAGAGCGATTGCAATATCGAACAAAACTCGAAGGGTTTGATCGGGGCTGGTCATATCGAGGTCATAACACCCAAGCGGAATACACCAATTTAGCACCAGGTAAATATCGATTTTTTGTGAGTGCCCGTTATCCGTATGGTGAGTGGAATGATGCCACTTTTAGTTACGTGTTTACTATTGAACCTCATTTGTGGCAGCGCAAAGAAGTAATTTTTATGGCTGGCATGTTGCTGTTAGCGTTGGCGGCCTCACTTGTCATGTGGCGTATTCGAATGCTAAAACGGCGCGAACTTTACCTTGTGGAGCAGGTTGCTCTACAAACCCAAAAGTTGCGTCTGCAAGCGGAAAAGTTTGAAAGGTTATCAAAAGAAGATGCTTTAACTGGGCTTGCCAATCGCCGCGCGTTTGACATGTATCTCAAACAAGCCTTTTTACGTCTTCAATATCCAGAACATCAAGTCAGTATTGCGCTGCTGGATATTGATCACTTCAAGCAGATTAATGACCGTTATTCGCACATTATCGGCGACCAAGCCATTGTAGCGGTATCACAAGAGTTACTTGGGTATGTTGGCGACAAAACCCGAGTGGCGAGATGGGGCGGTGAAGAGTTCACCATCTTATACCTAGGGGATCCTAAGCAAGCTTGGGGCTATTTTGAAAAGCTGCGTTGTAAGATTGAGCAGGTTGATCTGTCTGCAGTAGCACCGGGATTAAATGTGACAGTGAGTATTGGGTTTGCCGATGCGCAGCAGGCGGAGAGTTATGAAACCGTTTTGAAGCTGGCGGATCATGCATTATTGACGGCGAAGAAACTCGGGCGTAACCGCGTGGTGAAAAGTGAAGAGTGGCAAGTAAAAAGCGGCCTCCATTGA
- a CDS encoding peroxiredoxin, with product MIQIGQTLPNVQLSQRTSEGTLTHSVNTLFANKKVVLFAVPGAYTPTCSEAHLPGYVVLADKFKEKGIDMIACVSVNDAFVMKAWGEAQNASEIFMLADGDASFTKALGLEMDTGNFGGVRSQRYAMVIENNVVTLLNVEPPKTFELSKAETVLASL from the coding sequence ATGATTCAAATCGGACAAACCTTGCCAAATGTTCAACTGAGCCAAAGAACCAGTGAGGGTACGCTGACTCACTCTGTGAACACTTTGTTTGCTAACAAAAAAGTCGTACTGTTTGCCGTGCCGGGTGCCTATACTCCGACCTGCTCAGAAGCGCATTTACCTGGTTATGTAGTACTGGCAGACAAATTTAAAGAGAAAGGCATAGACATGATCGCTTGCGTTTCGGTTAACGATGCTTTCGTGATGAAAGCGTGGGGCGAAGCGCAAAATGCGAGCGAAATTTTCATGCTGGCTGATGGCGATGCGAGCTTTACTAAAGCCTTAGGTCTCGAAATGGACACAGGTAACTTTGGTGGTGTGCGCTCTCAACGCTACGCCATGGTGATTGAAAACAACGTAGTCACTCTACTCAATGTTGAACCACCAAAAACCTTCGAACTGAGCAAAGCGGAAACTGTGCTAGCCAGTTTGTAA